Proteins encoded together in one Rhizobacter sp. J219 window:
- a CDS encoding crotonase/enoyl-CoA hydratase family protein, translated as MSTDFRPATGLLASLDLLQVSQAGPVLHLRLNRPAKRNAISDTLIQQLHTAFVNLPDDVRVAIVSGEGDHFCAGLDLSELVERDVGEGVLHSRMWHAAFDQVQFGRVPVVAVLHGAVVGGGLELASSTHIRIAEASAYFGLPEGQRGLFVGGGGSARIPRLMGVARMADMMLTGRVYDAQEGLAAGLVQYVVPQGEGFAKAYELAQRIAQNAPLSNYAVTHALPRIADQSQSEGLFTESLMAAVAESTPDAKERLKAFLEKRAGKVVKS; from the coding sequence ATGAGCACAGATTTCCGCCCCGCCACCGGCCTGCTGGCCTCGCTCGACCTGCTGCAGGTGAGCCAGGCCGGCCCGGTGCTGCACCTCCGCCTCAACCGCCCGGCCAAGCGCAACGCCATCTCCGACACGCTGATTCAGCAACTCCACACCGCCTTCGTCAACCTGCCGGATGACGTGCGCGTGGCCATCGTCAGCGGCGAGGGCGATCACTTCTGCGCCGGCCTCGACCTGTCCGAACTCGTCGAGCGCGACGTGGGCGAGGGCGTGCTGCACTCCCGCATGTGGCATGCGGCCTTCGACCAGGTGCAGTTCGGCCGTGTGCCCGTGGTCGCGGTGCTGCACGGCGCGGTGGTCGGCGGTGGCCTGGAGCTGGCCTCGTCCACCCACATCCGCATCGCCGAAGCCTCGGCGTACTTCGGGTTGCCCGAAGGCCAGCGTGGCCTTTTCGTCGGCGGTGGCGGCTCGGCACGCATCCCGCGACTGATGGGCGTGGCGCGCATGGCCGACATGATGCTCACCGGCCGTGTCTACGACGCGCAGGAAGGACTGGCCGCCGGCCTCGTGCAGTACGTGGTGCCGCAAGGCGAGGGCTTCGCCAAGGCCTACGAACTCGCGCAGCGCATCGCGCAGAACGCGCCGCTGTCGAACTACGCCGTCACGCACGCGCTGCCGCGCATTGCCGACCAGTCGCAGTCCGAGGGCTTGTTCACCGAGTCGCTGATGGCCGCGGTGGCCGAGTCGACACCCGATGCCAAGGAACGCTTGAAGGCCTTCCTGGAAAAGCGCGCCGGGAAGGTGGTGAAGTCGTGA